In Nitrosomonas ureae, the sequence TGCACGATGAGAATGGCCGACTGATTATGCCTGGAGCATTTCTATCTGCCGCGGGGCGGTATGATCAAGTACTGCCAATTGATCGCTGGGTGGTGCAGCGATCACTACAGTTCATAAGAGCGCATGCAACGCACACGACCAATGCAATCTACACCATCAATATATCCGGACAAGCACTTGTAAATGAAAATTTTCTTGATTTCACGGTAAACAGCATCAAAGACAGCCAGTTGGATCCCGCCTGTATCTGTTTCGAAATCAGCGAACAGACTGCGCTGAATGATTTACAGCATGTCATACGTTTTGTCACTACCTTGAAAGAACTGGGTTGTCGCATTTCTATTGATGATGTTAGCAGCAACTTATCATCGCTCAATTATTTGAAAGATATTCCACTTGATTATCTGAAAATCGACGGACGAGTAATCAAAAATATGCTTACCGATCCAGTCAACCAGGCAATGGTTGAATCGATTCATCACATCGGCCATATCATGCGACTTAAAACGATCGCCGTATGGGTGGAAAATGATCAAACACTACAAATCCTGGAAAATATCAGTGTCGATTATGTACCAGGCTTCTGGGTAGCTGAACCCACACCCCTTAATGCGAGCTTACCTTTAACTGACAAAAAAGGCTGAGGAATAATCTGCAGTCCGCTTTCTTGTCTACATTGCACTATGCGTGTACAAACCAATTTTATTTTGAAATTCTTAGCGAAAGGATAAAAGCTTCAAATTGGATGCATTCAGTCAGGTATTGGATCAGGGAATACCAGGCGGATAATGCTGATCAGGTATTCCGAAGTAATGGGAAACCGACACCGGAGCAGGAAGAAATTCGTCAGTTGAAAGCGCAAATCAAGCAGCTCAAGCTGGAGAGGGAAATACTAAAGGAAGCGACTGGAGATTCAACCGGTCATAGCAACACTGCTGAAATTTTCTGTGATGGCGATAAAAAATTCAACGTTTTTCTAGGTCGATCATTTAACTCTTCTGCCATCATATCGAGTTGCTCCTGTGAATAAACGGATAGATCGGTCTTTTTAGGCATATATTGATGCAGTAGTTTATTAGTATTCTCATTGGTTCCTTTTTACCAAGGTGACTTAGGATCACAGAAATAGACTTTGATATCGGTATCAATAGTGAACAGTTTGTGCTGCGCCAATTCCATTCCTCGATCCCAGGTCAACGATTTTTTCAGTTGCTGGGACAGCTCAATGACTTTTTGGGTGATAGCGCTAACCACAGCATGAGTATCGTTCCCGGTTAATTTAACCAGCAATGTATAACGGGAACTTCGCTCGACTAAGGTTGCGATATACGACTTTTGGGTACCGCAGATTAAATCGCCTTCCCAGTGTCCCGGGATGATTCGATCGTTCATCTCTTGCGGCCGATCATGGATGGATACCGCATCAATAATAGCGCCTCGGGCATTGCCTTTGGTATTGAAGTGCTTGGACTGACGCATCACCCGTTGCGTTCGCAACTGCCGGAGTAGCTCTTTTTTAAAGCACCGCGCGATTGAATAAACAGCATTTTATAGAGGGTTTCATGTGAAATATGCATAGCCGATGCTTTAGGATAAGTTTGTTTCAACCAACCTGCCACTTGTTCTGGCGACCACTGGCTAGCCAGTTTATCCGATACGATAGCGCGTAAGTTGGCGTCGTCATTAAGCCTTGCAGGTCTTTGGCCGTTTGGCTTTCATCCAGGCGCGTCTATCGGCTGCTACAGCACGGTATTTCGACAGTCCGCCATTGCGGTTGATTTCTCGGGAAACCGTTGAAGTGGTCCTGTTGAGATTTCTGGCAATCGCCCTAAAGGATAAATTAGCCGATAGGCCTCGTGATATTTCCTCACGCTCTAGTAACGACAAGTCCCTGACCGAACGTTTGGGTGGCGATGGCTTTATTCCACCGGATTTTTGTAAGTAGCAAAATACCGAACCGGCATGTTTATTCAATTGCCGGCCAATTTCACTCAACGATTTGCCTTCTGACCATAGCTGCCACATGGTTTCCTGTTGATGATATGTAAATATGCCAGCTCAAACTTGCCAGAACACAAGAAACACGCAAAAAAGCACGGTGCAATTAGCTCAACCAATCGCGCAGACGAGCTCTTTCAGCTGGTTATGGGAATTATAGCCAGTGGTGCATAGCGGAGAATTTACCTCAAGCGCTAGGATAATTCGATATTGACATATGGAATTATCCCCTCTAGAGTAAATGCCGCTTACGTGCTAAAAAGTGCGGAGCAAGTACCATTATACTAAAACATATAATTTAAGAGGAAATATATACTATGAAAATAACCAAAATCGTCATCATAAGCTCTGTTCTTGGATTACTATTATCAGGCATCGCGCAAGCTGCAGAGCAAAATTTTAAAGTTGTTATCAATGCTTATGACACTACAATTCCAGAGCTCAAAGTCGAAGGTGTAACGGTTAACAATATTCGTGCTTTTAATGTTCTCAATGAGCCCGAAACATTAGCTGTCAAAAAAGGAACTGCAGTCAAAATCACTGTAGAGAACAAATCACCCATTAGCGAAGGATTTGCCATTGATGAATACGAAATTAAAGAAATAATTAAAGCAGGAGAAACAAAAGTTATTTCTTTCGTAGCCGATAAAGCTGGTGCCTTTACTATCTGGTGTCAACTCCATCCAAAAAATATCCATTTACCAGGCTCTTTGAATGTCATCGAATAAAGAGCTTTGATATATTGCGAAGTGCTTACTTTCTGCTTCTCAATGA encodes:
- a CDS encoding nitrosocyanin, whose amino-acid sequence is MKITKIVIISSVLGLLLSGIAQAAEQNFKVVINAYDTTIPELKVEGVTVNNIRAFNVLNEPETLAVKKGTAVKITVENKSPISEGFAIDEYEIKEIIKAGETKVISFVADKAGAFTIWCQLHPKNIHLPGSLNVIE